Proteins from a genomic interval of Undibacterium parvum:
- the rpsK gene encoding 30S ribosomal protein S11, translated as MAKAQNNANAARARKKVKKNVAEGIAHVHASFNNTIITITDRQGNALSWATAGGAGFKGSRKSTPFAAQVAAEAAGKVAVECGIKNLEVRIKGPGPGRESSVRALNNLGIKISLIQDVTPVPHNGCRPPKRRRI; from the coding sequence ATGGCAAAAGCACAAAATAACGCAAACGCAGCCCGCGCTCGTAAAAAAGTTAAAAAGAATGTCGCTGAAGGTATCGCACACGTTCACGCTTCTTTTAACAATACCATCATCACGATCACTGATCGTCAAGGCAATGCTTTGTCTTGGGCAACTGCTGGTGGCGCTGGTTTTAAAGGTTCGCGTAAGTCGACACCGTTTGCAGCTCAGGTTGCAGCGGAAGCTGCAGGTAAAGTTGCAGTTGAATGCGGTATCAAAAATCTGGAAGTTCGCATCAAGGGTCCAGGCCCAGGACGTGAATCTTCGGTTCGCGCTTTGAACAACTTGGGTATTAAAATATCCTTGATTCAAGACGTTACTCCAGTTCCACATAACGGCTGCCGCCCTCCAAAGCGTCGTCGTATCTAA
- the rpmJ gene encoding 50S ribosomal protein L36, with protein sequence MKVLASVKRICRNCKIIKRKGVVRVICTEPRHKQRQG encoded by the coding sequence ATGAAAGTTCTCGCATCAGTTAAGCGGATCTGCCGCAATTGCAAGATCATCAAGCGCAAGGGTGTTGTTCGTGTTATATGCACAGAACCACGCCATAAGCAGCGCCAAGGTTAA
- the infA gene encoding translation initiation factor IF-1, which yields MAKDDVIQMQGEILENLPNATFRVKLENGHVVLGHISGKMRMNYIRILPGDKVTVELTPYDLSRARIVFRTK from the coding sequence ATGGCAAAAGACGACGTTATACAGATGCAGGGCGAGATTCTAGAGAATCTTCCGAATGCAACATTTCGAGTTAAGTTGGAAAATGGGCATGTTGTGCTTGGCCATATTTCTGGGAAGATGCGAATGAATTATATTCGTATCCTTCCTGGTGATAAGGTGACAGTAGAATTGACGCCTTATGATTTGAGCCGGGCACGCATTGTGTTCCGAACCAAGTAA
- a CDS encoding DNA-directed RNA polymerase subunit alpha: MQNNLFKPRIIDVEMLGAGHAKVVMEPFERGFGHTLGNSLRRVLLSSMVGYAPTEVTIAGVVHEYSTLDGVQEDVVDILLNLKGIVFKVHNRDEVTLTLKKDGEGPVLASDIDLPHDVELINPDHVIANLTVGGKLDMQIKVEKGRGYVPGNVRRLSEDANKTIGRIILDASFSPIRRVSYSVESARVEQRTDLDKLIINIETNGVISPEEAIRQSARVLVDQLNVFAALEGTEAAAEAPSRAPAVDPVLLRPVDDLELTVRSANCLKAENIYYIGDLIQRSENELLKTPNLGRKSLNEIKEVLASRGLSLGMKLENWPPAGLEK, translated from the coding sequence ATGCAGAACAATCTGTTTAAACCACGTATTATTGATGTTGAAATGCTAGGTGCCGGTCATGCGAAAGTTGTGATGGAGCCGTTCGAACGTGGTTTTGGCCACACTTTGGGCAACTCGCTGCGCCGTGTATTGCTGTCCTCTATGGTGGGTTACGCACCAACAGAAGTTACTATCGCTGGTGTTGTACATGAATATTCGACGCTCGATGGTGTTCAAGAAGACGTCGTCGACATCTTGTTGAACCTGAAAGGTATCGTCTTCAAAGTGCATAACCGCGATGAAGTCACCTTGACATTGAAAAAAGATGGCGAAGGTCCAGTTTTGGCTTCGGATATCGATTTGCCACATGATGTTGAGTTAATCAATCCAGATCACGTGATCGCAAACTTAACCGTTGGCGGCAAGTTGGACATGCAGATCAAGGTCGAAAAAGGCCGTGGTTATGTGCCAGGTAACGTCCGTCGTCTGTCTGAAGATGCGAACAAGACAATTGGTCGTATCATTTTGGATGCGTCTTTCTCACCGATTCGCCGCGTTTCTTACTCGGTTGAATCAGCGCGTGTAGAACAGCGTACTGATCTGGATAAGTTGATCATCAATATCGAAACAAATGGCGTGATTTCACCTGAAGAAGCAATTCGTCAGTCGGCTCGTGTTTTGGTTGATCAATTGAACGTCTTCGCTGCTCTGGAAGGTACTGAAGCCGCTGCAGAAGCGCCATCACGTGCACCTGCGGTTGATCCAGTTCTGTTGCGTCCAGTTGACGATCTAGAATTGACAGTTCGCTCGGCGAATTGTCTGAAAGCAGAAAACATTTACTACATTGGTGACTTGATCCAACGTAGCGAAAACGAACTGCTTAAGACTCCAAACTTGGGTCGTAAGTCTTTGAATGAAATCAAAGAAGTATTGGCTTCCCGTGGTTTGTCTTTAGGTATGAAGTTGGAAAACTGGCCACCTGCAGGCTTAGAAAAGTAA
- the rplO gene encoding 50S ribosomal protein L15 translates to MELNTIQPADGAKHYKRRVGRGIGSGLGKTSGRGHKGQKSRTGGFHKVGFEGGQMPLQRRLPKRGFKSLATPYKAEVRLTDLENLPVTEIDILALKQAGVVSQLARVVRVILSGSITKKVTLNGLIASKGAKAAIEAAGGTVTEVVIAPVVKKLPAKAVA, encoded by the coding sequence ATGGAATTGAATACAATTCAACCTGCTGATGGCGCAAAACACTACAAACGTCGTGTTGGTCGCGGTATCGGTTCTGGTTTAGGTAAGACATCGGGCCGTGGTCATAAAGGTCAGAAGTCACGTACAGGCGGTTTTCACAAAGTTGGTTTCGAAGGCGGTCAAATGCCTTTGCAACGTCGCTTGCCTAAGCGTGGTTTTAAATCTTTGGCTACGCCTTACAAGGCTGAAGTTCGTTTGACGGATTTGGAAAATCTTCCAGTTACTGAGATCGATATTCTTGCATTAAAACAAGCGGGCGTAGTGTCGCAATTGGCGCGTGTAGTGCGCGTTATCTTGTCAGGCTCTATCACGAAAAAGGTAACTTTGAACGGTTTGATCGCCTCTAAGGGCGCTAAAGCTGCAATCGAAGCTGCTGGCGGTACAGTGACTGAAGTAGTTATTGCACCAGTGGTTAAGAAATTACCTGCTAAAGCAGTTGCTTGA
- the rplQ gene encoding 50S ribosomal protein L17 codes for MRHRHGLRKLNRTSSHRLAMLRNMTVSLLRHEAIKTTLPKAKELRRVIEPILTMGKTNTLANKRLAFARLRDREMVLKLFAEFGPRYANRNGGYLRILKMGFRVGDNAPMAYVELMDRPEISDADDAPVAE; via the coding sequence ATGCGTCATCGTCACGGCTTACGTAAGCTGAATCGTACCTCTTCCCACCGTTTGGCTATGCTGCGCAACATGACAGTATCGTTGCTGCGTCACGAAGCCATCAAAACAACTTTGCCTAAAGCAAAAGAATTGCGCCGCGTTATCGAGCCGATTCTGACTATGGGTAAAACAAACACTTTGGCAAATAAGCGTTTGGCTTTTGCGCGTTTGCGCGATCGTGAAATGGTCTTGAAATTGTTCGCTGAATTCGGTCCACGTTACGCAAATCGTAACGGCGGTTACCTGCGTATCCTGAAAATGGGTTTTCGCGTAGGCGACAACGCTCCTATGGCTTATGTTGAGCTAATGGACAGACCAGAAATCTCTGATGCTGACGACGCGCCAGTAGCAGAATAA
- the rplR gene encoding 50S ribosomal protein L18, which translates to MDKKQSRLRRATQTRAKIAELKVTRLAVHRTNQHIYASIIDSDAKVLASASTLEAEVRAELAAASGNGGNATAATLVGKRVAEKALKAGITEVAFDRSGFRYHGRVKALAEAAREAGLKF; encoded by the coding sequence ATGGATAAGAAACAATCACGTCTGCGCCGCGCGACTCAAACCCGTGCCAAGATCGCAGAACTCAAGGTGACTCGCCTGGCAGTGCATCGTACGAATCAGCACATCTATGCAAGCATTATTGATTCTGATGCCAAAGTTTTGGCTTCAGCATCTACGCTAGAGGCAGAAGTTCGTGCTGAATTGGCAGCAGCGTCAGGTAATGGCGGCAACGCTACTGCCGCTACACTGGTCGGCAAGCGTGTTGCAGAGAAGGCGTTGAAAGCAGGGATTACCGAAGTCGCGTTTGATCGCTCCGGTTTCCGTTACCATGGTCGCGTCAAGGCGTTAGCGGAAGCTGCGCGTGAAGCTGGCCTGAAGTTCTAA
- the dsbD gene encoding protein-disulfide reductase DsbD yields the protein MKFFMSSFSYIQRGFFRASLPIFAALFLFATAQPSLADDFLDPEQAFKVEAHMAQPGMAEVTFLIADGYYLYRDRVKIVAEGANLGEFQLPPGKVKFDETFQKEVETYRGRVVVNIPVQVSADFVLKLGRQGCADQGLCYPPMETSVKLSAVASTIPNGKDAALLTTELDAQPKAVSTGTSDSYSISKALKSGKLIAILPLFFLLGLGLAFTPCVLPMVPILSFIIVGEGVGIKRSRGFFLSLSYALGMALVYTALGVAAGLIGEGLAATLQNPWVLGAFAVLMAGLSLSMFGVYQLQVPGALQTKLTVVSEGQRNGKLIGVFLMGAISALIVGPCVAAPLAGALVYISQTRDVLVGGSALFAMAMGMSVPLLLMGISAGSLLPRAGAWMEAIKRFFGVLMLAMALWMVSPVIPAWAQMVGWAALLLGYAGYQLFIHRGGLPSKVFAVTLALLGLSQLIGVSTGGRDVYAPVAHLFGAPAHTVNFKRIGSLSELNEVLLQSKAQLVMLDFYADWCVSCKEMEKLTFSDAQVKAKLDKILLLQVDVTANNAQDKELLKRFNLFGPPGIIFFDKQGQELIDARVIGYQNVEKFLTSLQALGSI from the coding sequence ATGAAGTTTTTTATGAGTAGCTTTAGTTATATTCAGCGTGGTTTTTTTCGTGCTTCTTTGCCGATCTTTGCCGCGCTATTTTTGTTTGCAACGGCGCAGCCTAGTCTTGCAGACGACTTTCTCGATCCTGAGCAGGCGTTCAAGGTCGAGGCGCACATGGCCCAGCCTGGTATGGCGGAAGTGACCTTCCTGATTGCCGATGGTTATTACCTGTATCGGGACCGCGTGAAGATCGTGGCGGAAGGGGCGAACTTGGGCGAGTTTCAACTGCCTCCTGGCAAAGTCAAATTCGATGAAACTTTTCAAAAAGAAGTCGAGACTTACCGCGGTCGCGTAGTGGTAAATATTCCCGTGCAAGTGAGTGCTGACTTTGTCCTAAAGCTGGGCCGCCAGGGCTGTGCGGATCAAGGTTTGTGTTATCCACCGATGGAAACTAGCGTGAAGCTAAGTGCCGTTGCAAGCACTATCCCGAATGGCAAAGACGCCGCTTTGCTAACCACAGAGCTAGACGCCCAGCCTAAAGCGGTGAGCACCGGCACCAGTGATAGCTATAGCATCAGCAAAGCACTAAAGAGCGGTAAGTTAATCGCGATATTGCCGCTGTTTTTTCTATTAGGCTTAGGCCTGGCTTTTACGCCCTGTGTCTTGCCTATGGTGCCTATATTGTCCTTCATCATTGTGGGCGAAGGCGTAGGCATTAAACGTAGCCGGGGATTTTTTCTTTCGCTCAGTTACGCGCTTGGGATGGCATTGGTGTACACCGCACTCGGGGTTGCCGCTGGATTAATCGGTGAGGGCTTGGCTGCGACTTTGCAAAATCCCTGGGTGCTCGGCGCCTTTGCCGTGCTAATGGCGGGCTTGTCCTTGTCTATGTTCGGGGTCTATCAATTACAGGTTCCTGGCGCTTTGCAAACTAAATTAACTGTGGTCTCTGAGGGGCAACGCAACGGCAAACTCATAGGCGTGTTTCTGATGGGGGCGATCTCGGCGCTCATCGTCGGGCCTTGCGTTGCGGCGCCGCTGGCGGGCGCGCTGGTCTACATTAGTCAAACCCGTGATGTGCTGGTCGGTGGTAGCGCCTTGTTTGCGATGGCGATGGGCATGAGTGTGCCTTTATTATTGATGGGCATTTCGGCCGGTAGCCTGTTGCCGCGTGCGGGCGCGTGGATGGAAGCGATCAAACGTTTCTTCGGTGTCTTAATGTTGGCGATGGCTTTGTGGATGGTGTCGCCCGTCATTCCGGCGTGGGCGCAAATGGTTGGCTGGGCCGCACTGTTGTTGGGCTATGCTGGATATCAATTGTTTATTCACAGAGGAGGCTTGCCGTCGAAAGTTTTCGCAGTGACGCTCGCGCTGCTAGGCCTGAGCCAATTGATAGGGGTAAGTACTGGCGGGCGTGACGTCTATGCGCCAGTTGCGCATCTGTTTGGTGCGCCAGCGCATACGGTGAATTTTAAGCGCATAGGATCACTGAGCGAACTGAATGAGGTTTTACTGCAATCCAAAGCTCAGTTGGTAATGCTCGATTTTTATGCGGATTGGTGTGTGTCCTGCAAAGAAATGGAGAAACTTACTTTCAGTGATGCGCAAGTCAAAGCCAAGCTAGACAAGATCTTGTTGTTGCAGGTCGATGTCACAGCAAATAATGCGCAAGATAAAGAGTTGCTAAAACGTTTTAATTTGTTCGGGCCACCGGGCATCATTTTTTTTGATAAGCAAGGGCAAGAATTAATCGATGCGCGCGTCATCGGTTACCAAAACGTAGAGAAATTTTTGACCTCGCTGCAGGCCTTAGGAAGTATCTAG
- a CDS encoding magnesium transporter CorA family protein — protein MDIFYIGEQQVTLNQIGATASVFRWLDATHDEVAADPEAWRDAVEKITGVRLYDLHLRDAVNLTHPSYFDSTQEYEMVVFRKLALHADASTATDGIKRKVPAVLNKLLTLPVSFFLIDKALVTVRSSKSQSIEQARARLLSYKYKPEGNTHAARLPTSPEDLMLRLLNSMVDQYLDLRQPLTQQLDRWQHALLDPRKPFKNWLALLDSRIELRKLDHLCEEQHDALQELRDYIVDTHDGTVNGNGRSKDLLLVRTNDVIEHIGRVLNHARRLEASLESAVQIHFAAMAHRTSEIMRTLTVITALFMPLTLITGIFGMNFVKMPMLDMASGFWIIMGTMLGLVVLLLGYFRSKSYFEERAMQQSSRPHDTRE, from the coding sequence ATGGATATTTTTTACATAGGCGAACAACAGGTCACACTTAACCAGATTGGCGCGACTGCATCGGTGTTCCGCTGGCTAGATGCGACCCATGATGAGGTGGCGGCAGATCCCGAGGCATGGCGCGATGCGGTCGAAAAAATCACGGGCGTTCGCCTGTATGATCTACATCTGAGAGACGCGGTAAATCTGACTCACCCCTCCTATTTTGACTCTACCCAAGAATACGAGATGGTGGTGTTTCGTAAATTAGCTCTACATGCCGATGCCAGCACAGCCACTGACGGCATAAAGAGAAAAGTGCCGGCAGTACTGAATAAATTACTCACCTTGCCGGTCTCGTTTTTTTTAATCGATAAGGCATTGGTGACGGTGCGATCGAGCAAGAGTCAGAGCATAGAACAAGCGCGCGCGCGCTTACTTTCCTACAAATACAAGCCCGAGGGAAATACCCACGCCGCACGCTTGCCGACCTCGCCCGAAGATTTGATGCTGCGCCTACTCAATTCCATGGTCGACCAATACCTCGATTTGCGCCAGCCACTGACGCAGCAACTAGACCGCTGGCAACATGCCCTACTCGATCCGCGCAAACCTTTTAAAAACTGGCTTGCCTTACTCGATTCACGGATAGAATTACGCAAATTAGATCATCTGTGCGAAGAGCAGCACGATGCGCTACAAGAATTACGCGACTACATTGTCGATACCCATGACGGCACAGTCAACGGCAATGGCCGCAGTAAAGACCTTTTACTAGTGCGCACCAATGATGTAATCGAGCATATCGGCAGGGTATTGAATCACGCGCGCCGACTTGAAGCCTCGCTAGAATCGGCAGTGCAAATTCATTTCGCCGCGATGGCCCACCGCACCAGTGAAATCATGCGCACCCTGACCGTCATTACGGCGCTGTTTATGCCCCTCACTTTGATTACCGGGATCTTCGGTATGAATTTCGTGAAGATGCCTATGCTCGATATGGCTTCTGGCTTTTGGATCATTATGGGTACGATGTTGGGCCTGGTGGTGCTACTGCTAGGCTACTTCCGCAGCAAGAGTTATTTCGAAGAACGCGCCATGCAACAAAGCTCAAGACCTCACGATACTAGGGAGTAG
- the rpsM gene encoding 30S ribosomal protein S13, with product MARIAGVNIPNHQHTVIGLTAIYGIGRPRAEKICQATGVLTNKKVKDLDDSELERLRDGIAKFIVEGDLRREISMNIKRLMDLGCYRGLRHRKGLPCRGQRTRTNARTRKGPRKAAQSLKK from the coding sequence ATGGCACGTATAGCAGGGGTTAATATCCCAAATCATCAGCATACCGTAATCGGCTTAACAGCTATCTATGGTATTGGTCGTCCACGCGCAGAGAAAATCTGCCAAGCAACCGGTGTTTTAACGAATAAAAAAGTTAAAGATCTGGATGATAGCGAATTAGAAAGACTTCGCGACGGAATTGCAAAATTCATCGTCGAAGGTGATCTACGTCGTGAAATCTCGATGAACATCAAGCGTTTGATGGACTTAGGTTGCTACCGCGGCCTCCGTCATCGTAAGGGTTTGCCTTGCCGTGGTCAACGTACACGTACGAATGCTCGTACGCGTAAGGGTCCGCGTAAAGCAGCGCAATCATTGAAGAAATAA
- the rpsE gene encoding 30S ribosomal protein S5, producing MAKMQSKMAADKPDDGMREKMIAINRVTKVVKGGRIMGFAALTVVGDGDGRIGMGKGKSKEVPVAVQKAMEEARRKMIKVTLKNGTLQHAVTGQHGASKVMIMPAKEGTGVIAGGPMRAIFEVLGVVNVVAKSNGSTNPYNMVRATLDGLSKMSTPSEIAAKRGKSLEEILG from the coding sequence ATGGCAAAAATGCAATCGAAAATGGCAGCCGACAAGCCGGATGATGGCATGCGCGAAAAAATGATCGCGATCAACCGTGTAACCAAAGTGGTTAAGGGTGGTCGTATCATGGGCTTCGCAGCATTAACTGTCGTTGGTGACGGTGATGGCCGTATCGGTATGGGTAAAGGGAAGTCGAAAGAAGTTCCTGTAGCTGTACAAAAAGCGATGGAAGAAGCGCGTCGCAAGATGATTAAAGTTACTCTCAAAAACGGCACTTTGCAGCACGCTGTTACTGGTCAGCATGGCGCATCTAAAGTGATGATCATGCCTGCCAAAGAGGGTACTGGCGTTATTGCGGGCGGTCCAATGCGCGCAATTTTTGAAGTTTTAGGCGTAGTGAATGTCGTTGCTAAATCCAACGGCTCTACTAATCCTTATAACATGGTTCGTGCGACTCTGGATGGTTTGTCCAAGATGAGTACGCCATCAGAGATTGCTGCTAAACGTGGCAAATCGCTAGAAGAAATTCTGGGCTAA
- the rpsD gene encoding 30S ribosomal protein S4 — MARYIGPKAKLSRREGTDLFLKSARRSLDSKCKLDVKPGQHGAKSGARTSDYGNQLREKQKVKRMYGILERQFRRYFAEADRQKGNTGETLLKLLESRLDNVAYRMGFGSTRAEARQLVSHKAFTVNNIVVNIASYQVKSGDVVAVREKSKKQVRIVEALSLAEQIGMPSWVAVDSKKMEGTFKSMPDRSDICHDVNESLIVELYSR, encoded by the coding sequence GTGGCACGTTATATTGGACCAAAAGCAAAATTATCCCGTCGCGAAGGCACGGATCTGTTTCTGAAAAGCGCACGTCGTTCTTTAGATTCTAAATGTAAATTAGATGTAAAACCTGGTCAACACGGTGCTAAGTCTGGCGCCCGTACTTCTGACTACGGTAATCAATTACGTGAAAAGCAAAAAGTTAAGCGTATGTACGGTATCTTGGAGCGTCAGTTCCGCCGTTATTTCGCAGAAGCTGATCGTCAAAAAGGCAATACTGGCGAAACTCTGTTGAAATTGCTGGAATCCCGTTTGGATAACGTCGCATATCGTATGGGCTTCGGTTCCACACGTGCAGAAGCGCGTCAATTGGTTAGCCACAAAGCATTTACTGTTAATAACATCGTTGTTAACATCGCTTCCTACCAAGTTAAATCTGGTGATGTAGTTGCTGTTCGTGAAAAATCGAAAAAGCAAGTGCGTATCGTTGAGGCCCTGTCTTTGGCTGAACAAATCGGTATGCCATCTTGGGTTGCTGTTGATTCCAAGAAAATGGAAGGTACTTTCAAGTCCATGCCAGATCGCAGCGATATCTGCCACGATGTCAACGAATCCCTGATCGTCGAATTGTATTCACGTTAA
- the secY gene encoding preprotein translocase subunit SecY, producing MATSPQQTKSAANGFPWGRLWFLLAALVVYRIGAHIPVPGIDPSALEELFKQNQGGILGMFNMFSGGALQRFTVFALGIMPYISASIIMQLMSIVSPQLEALKKEGESGRRKITQYTRYGTLLLATLQAYFIAFGLESQPGLVIDAGMAFRFTTVVTLLTGTMFLMWLGEQITERGLGNGISIIIFAGIAAGLPNGLASLFELVRTGSMAPFTALIVCLIVAAVTYGVVFVERGQRKILVNYAKRQVGNKVYGGQSSHLPLKLNMAGVIPPIFASSILLFPATIISMFTKGVENSDSRVISFLKDLAASMGPGEPIHALLYAGAIIFFCFFYTALVFNSKETADNLKKSGAFVPGIRPGDQTARYIDKILMRLTLVGALYITVVCLVPEFMMSYWKVPFYFGGTSLLIIVVVTMDFMAQVQNYVMSQQYESLLRKANFKGGIPSR from the coding sequence TTGGCAACTTCTCCACAACAGACTAAGAGTGCAGCAAATGGATTTCCTTGGGGAAGACTTTGGTTTTTGTTGGCTGCATTAGTTGTTTACCGCATTGGTGCGCATATACCAGTTCCTGGTATTGATCCATCAGCACTAGAGGAATTGTTTAAGCAGAACCAAGGTGGTATTTTGGGTATGTTTAACATGTTCTCTGGTGGGGCATTACAGCGTTTTACAGTTTTTGCTCTAGGTATCATGCCGTATATTTCGGCATCAATTATTATGCAATTGATGTCGATTGTTTCTCCTCAGTTAGAGGCGCTTAAAAAAGAAGGCGAATCTGGCCGTAGAAAAATCACTCAATATACGCGTTATGGTACTTTGTTGTTGGCAACACTGCAGGCGTATTTCATCGCGTTTGGGTTGGAATCTCAGCCTGGCTTGGTGATTGATGCTGGTATGGCGTTTCGCTTTACGACGGTCGTTACTTTGTTAACCGGAACCATGTTTTTGATGTGGTTAGGCGAGCAGATTACTGAACGTGGTTTGGGAAATGGTATATCTATCATTATCTTTGCTGGTATTGCTGCTGGTTTGCCGAATGGATTAGCAAGTTTGTTCGAGTTGGTTCGCACTGGTTCGATGGCACCATTTACAGCGTTGATAGTTTGCTTGATTGTCGCTGCTGTGACCTACGGAGTTGTTTTTGTCGAACGGGGACAGCGTAAGATATTGGTGAATTACGCTAAGCGCCAAGTGGGTAATAAAGTTTACGGTGGGCAAAGTAGTCATTTGCCGTTGAAGTTGAATATGGCTGGAGTAATTCCACCTATTTTCGCCTCTTCAATACTTCTGTTTCCGGCGACGATTATCAGTATGTTCACTAAGGGGGTTGAAAATTCGGATAGTCGAGTAATCAGTTTCCTTAAGGATCTTGCTGCGTCGATGGGGCCAGGGGAGCCGATTCATGCCCTCTTGTATGCTGGCGCAATTATTTTCTTTTGTTTCTTTTACACAGCTCTTGTGTTTAATAGCAAAGAAACAGCCGATAACCTAAAGAAGAGCGGAGCATTCGTGCCGGGTATTCGTCCAGGTGATCAAACGGCGCGTTATATCGATAAGATTTTAATGCGCTTGACACTGGTAGGTGCGTTGTATATTACGGTGGTGTGTTTGGTGCCTGAATTCATGATGTCATATTGGAAAGTTCCATTTTATTTTGGTGGTACTTCACTTTTGATTATCGTTGTAGTGACGATGGACTTCATGGCTCAAGTGCAAAATTATGTAATGTCACAGCAATACGAATCGCTTCTTCGTAAAGCAAATTTCAAGGGCGGAATTCCTTCGCGGTAA
- the sbcB gene encoding exodeoxyribonuclease I — protein MHDYSFLWHDYETFGAQARRDRPAQFAAIRTDADLNEIGEPIMLYCQPAPDFLPDPQSCLITGITPQECLERGVPEYQFAATIEQAFSQPGTIGVGYNTIRFDDEITRFMFWRNLIDPYAREWQNDCGRWDLLDVVRTTYALRPDGIYWPTNAEGKPSFRLEHLAAANGLAHEAAHDALSDVRATIALAKLIRQHQPKLFEFCLSLRKKEKVATEIGLPLKKAFLHVSGMIPAERGCITAVWPLALHPQNKNEVIVWDLNYDPSELFTLDAASIKLRMFSKADALPEGVSRLPIKSIHLNKSPIVISNLKTLSADRAAHWGLDMQLVQSHAKLAEGAPDMSSIWQQIFSRNTETGVDVDEDLYGGFVGNNDRRTLTDLRAMTPAELASTHPQFQDGRLKELLFRYRARNFPSTLSSQEQQQWQRHIAARLLDGAAKALTVEQFFDRIDSLQESADERAEEILGALYDYAEQITPVR, from the coding sequence ATGCACGATTACAGCTTTCTTTGGCACGACTACGAAACCTTCGGCGCGCAGGCGAGGCGCGATAGACCGGCCCAATTTGCCGCCATCCGTACCGACGCCGATCTGAACGAAATCGGCGAACCCATCATGCTGTATTGCCAGCCCGCGCCCGACTTTTTACCAGATCCGCAATCCTGCCTGATCACCGGGATTACGCCGCAAGAATGCCTGGAACGCGGAGTACCAGAATACCAATTTGCAGCGACTATCGAACAAGCATTTTCACAGCCAGGGACCATAGGTGTAGGCTACAACACCATACGCTTCGATGACGAGATCACGCGCTTCATGTTCTGGCGCAATCTGATCGATCCGTATGCGCGCGAATGGCAAAATGACTGCGGGCGCTGGGATCTACTCGATGTGGTGCGCACCACTTACGCACTCAGACCGGATGGCATATACTGGCCGACCAATGCGGAAGGCAAACCTAGTTTTCGCCTCGAGCATTTAGCTGCCGCCAATGGCCTGGCGCACGAAGCAGCCCACGATGCCTTATCCGACGTGCGTGCCACCATCGCCTTGGCCAAACTGATACGCCAGCATCAACCCAAATTATTCGAATTTTGCCTGTCCTTGCGCAAGAAAGAAAAAGTAGCGACGGAGATCGGTTTGCCTCTCAAAAAAGCCTTCCTGCACGTATCGGGCATGATACCGGCTGAGCGTGGTTGCATTACGGCAGTTTGGCCACTCGCGCTGCATCCACAGAACAAAAACGAAGTGATCGTCTGGGATCTCAATTACGACCCTAGCGAATTATTTACGCTCGATGCCGCCAGCATTAAACTGCGCATGTTCAGCAAGGCCGATGCGCTACCAGAAGGCGTCAGCCGTTTGCCGATCAAGAGCATACATCTGAATAAATCGCCTATCGTCATCAGTAATCTAAAAACCCTGAGCGCAGATCGTGCCGCCCATTGGGGGCTAGATATGCAGTTAGTCCAGAGTCATGCCAAGCTCGCCGAGGGTGCGCCAGACATGTCTAGCATCTGGCAGCAGATATTCTCACGCAACACCGAAACGGGCGTTGATGTGGATGAGGATTTATACGGTGGCTTTGTTGGTAACAACGACAGGCGCACGTTGACCGACTTGCGCGCCATGACGCCGGCGGAGTTAGCCAGCACACATCCACAGTTTCAAGATGGCCGCCTCAAAGAACTGCTGTTTCGCTATCGCGCACGGAATTTTCCGTCCACTTTATCCAGCCAGGAACAACAGCAATGGCAGCGCCATATCGCAGCACGATTGCTGGATGGCGCTGCCAAGGCTTTAACGGTAGAGCAGTTTTTTGATCGCATCGACAGCTTGCAAGAAAGCGCAGACGAGAGAGCTGAAGAAATACTGGGAGCGCTGTACGATTACGCCGAGCAAATTACCCCGGTCCGCTAG
- the rpmD gene encoding 50S ribosomal protein L30, whose translation MTKTVKVTLVKGLIGTRESHRATVRGLGLRRINSVSELEDTPSVRGMINKVSYLVKVVS comes from the coding sequence ATGACAAAGACAGTAAAAGTAACTTTGGTCAAAGGTTTGATCGGGACTCGTGAGTCTCATCGCGCCACCGTTCGCGGTTTGGGTTTGCGTCGTATTAATTCGGTTTCCGAATTGGAAGACACTCCATCCGTACGCGGCATGATCAATAAAGTCTCGTATCTTGTGAAGGTTGTATCGTAA